A window of Apium graveolens cultivar Ventura chromosome 8, ASM990537v1, whole genome shotgun sequence contains these coding sequences:
- the LOC141677742 gene encoding uncharacterized protein At5g01610-like, with amino-acid sequence MDQVLNKVGSYWFNKKASKELSSVGDDFNSVSSSIEGGTKWLVNKIKGKMQKPLPELLKEYDLPIGIFPRDATNYEFNEETKKLTVYIPAICEVGYRDSSVLRFLTVVTGYLEKGKLADIEGIKTKVMIWTKVTCISCEGPKLQVTAGMKKTRKREAYEVLRDGIGVDKF; translated from the exons ATGGATCAGGTGTTGAACAAGGTGGGATCATACTGGTTTAATAAAAAAGCTTCCAAGGAGCTTAGTTCTGTTGGTGATGACTTCAAC TCTGTATCCAGCAGTATTGAAGGTGGAACAAAATGGCTGGTCAACAAAATCAAAG GAAAAATGCAAAAGCCACTGCCAGAGCTGCTCAAGGAGTATGACCTGCCAATAGGTATCTTTCCTCGTGATGCAACCAACTACGAGTTCAACGAGGAGACAAAAAAACTTACCGTCTACATACCTGCAATATGTGAAGTGGGTTATAGGGACTCGTCAGTCCTACGATTTCTCACTGTTGTAACCGGATATTTGGAGAAAGGAAAGCTAGCTGATATCGAGGGGATTAAAACAAAAGTGATGATTTGGACAAAAGTAACCTGCATTTCTTGTGAAGGACCGAAGCTGCAAGTCACAGCTGGAATGAAGAAAACCAGAAAGAGAGAGGCTTATGAGGTTCTCAGAGATGGAATTGGCGTGGATAAATTCTGA
- the LOC141681013 gene encoding ferritin-1, chloroplastic-like gives MCSLALFSSIECTNLGTILASKTKTLSSSSMISSDSLSQAHFNAKRHLFPRKRSGVSVSVSASVEIDSGNSMPVSGLVFQPFEEVKNEAFVAPVGSQVSIARQRFTDECEAAINEQINVEYNNSYVYHAMFAYFDRDNIALKGLAKFFKDSSEEERTHAEMLMEYQNMRGGRVKLHSIMNPPSEFDNAEKGDALYAMELALSLEKLTNEKLLSLHKVADRCNDPQLADFIESKFLDEQVEAIKNIADYVSQLRRVGKGHGVWHFDQSLLLEGQAAV, from the exons ATGTGTTCTTTAGCATTATTTTCATCAATTGAATGCACAAATCTTGGAACCATTTTGGCCTCAAAGACTAAAACTTTATCATCTTCTAGTATGATATCTTCTGATTCTCTTTCTCAGGCTCATTTCAATGCTAAAAGGCATCTTTTTCCTAGAAAAAGGAGTGGAGTTTCGGTTTCGGTTTCGGCTTCGGTTGAGATTGATAGTGGGAATAGTATGCCAGTTAGTGGTTTAGTGTTCCAGCCATTTGAAGAGGTGAAGAATGAGGCCTTTGTTGCTCCTGTTGGCTCTCAAGTTTCGATAGCTCGACAACGCTTTACGGATGAATGTGAAGCAGCAATCAATGAgcaaattaa TGTGGAATACAATAACTCATATGTGTACCATGCGATGTTTGCATACTTCGACAGGGACAACATTGCCCTTAAAGGACTTGCCAA ATTTTTCAAGGATTCAAGTGAAGAAGAAAGAACGCATGCTGAGATGCTAATGGAATATCAG AACATGCGCGGTGGGAGAGTGAAATTGCACTCAATAATGAATCCTCCTAGCGAGTTTGACAATGCTGAGAAGGGCGATGCGCTGTATG CCATGGAACTAGCATTATCTTTGGAAAAGCTGACAAATGAGAAACTTCTGAGCTTGCATAAA GTGGCTGATCGTTGCAATGATCCTCAATTGGCAGACTTTATTGAGAGCAAATTTTTAGATGAGCAG GTTGAAGCTATAAAGAATATAGCTGATTATGTTAGTCAGCTGAGGAGGGTTGGAAAAGGACATG GTGTGTGGCACTTTGATCAGAGTCTCTTACTTGAGGGTCAGGCAGCAGTTTAA
- the LOC141677644 gene encoding uncharacterized protein LOC141677644 — translation MEIEQEQAQNLDIFGIIKESINVVVSWKTIFGQITLLHILPLSVIFLSHIWISEWLFGEILYDEDLLLFTREGSPTYNDIVDLIHTEKMLFIVFTILYYIFVIIFSLISTSAVVYTIACIYTEKDLTFKKLMRVVPRVWQRLMVTFMWSSFIVFAYNIASCFVLVFAINMDLITDGLGLVIFLVTYLIGFAYIGIVWQLACVISVLEDISGIQAISKSKDLIQGKTMVAGTIYILVNSSFAGIQLETILLGPDPMQQWGNISAYGMLCVALVVLILFGLVSQTIIYFVCKSYHCEIIDKPSLADHLEEFTGGYMPLLDRDVQLGKIPA, via the coding sequence ATGGAGATCGAACAAGAACAAGCACAAAATCTTGATATATTCGGGATTATCAAAGAATCAATTAACGTCGTTGTTTCATGGAAGACAATTTTCGGGCAAATAACATTATTGCATATCCTCCCGCTTTCTGTCATCTTCTTATCCCACATTTGGATTTCAGAATGGCTTTTTGGAGAAATCTTGTACGATGAGGACTTGTTACTATTCACCAGGGAGGGTTCTCCTACCTATAATGACATCGTTGACCTCATTCATACCGAGAAGATGCTCTTCATCGTATTTACAATCCTCTACTACATCTTTGTCATCATATTCTCGCTCATTTCAACATCTGCTGTGGTTTACACCATAGCATGTATTTACACAGAAAAAGATTTGACCTTCAAGAAACTGATGAGGGTGGTGCCTAGAGTTTGGCAAAGGCTCATGGTCACTTTCATGTGGAGTTCTTTTATCGTTTTTGCATACAACATCGCGTCATGCTTTGTTCTTGTTTTTGCTATAAACATGGATCTAATAACCGACGGCCTGGGACTCGTGATTTTCTTAGTTACATACCTTATCGGCTTTGCCTACATTGGCATTGTCTGGCAGCTGGCTTGTGTCATATCCGTATTAGAAGACATTAGCGGAATTCAGGCCATAAGTAAGAGCAAAGATCTGATCCAAGGCAAGACAATGGTAGCTGGAACCATCTACATTCTGGTGAATTCAAGTTTTGCAGGAATTCAACTCGAGACGATATTGCTGGGGCCTGATCCAATGCAACAATGGGGCAACATATCTGCTTATGGGATGCTTTGCGTCGCACTTGTAGTCTTGATCTTGTTTGGTTTGGTTAGCCAGACAATTATATACTTTGTTTGCAAATCTTATCACTGCGAGATTATTGACAAGCCTTCTTTAGCAGATCATTTGGAAGAGTTTACAGGGGGGTATATGCCTCTCCTGGACAGGGATGTTCAGTTGGGGAAAATTCCAGCCTGA
- the LOC141678416 gene encoding ubiquitin-activating enzyme E1 2-like isoform X1, producing MVLTNSSSDFMLTGKRVSEGEVVLEESSSLIKKQKIDCGFSTMGGKNFENGSGKDLIERNSPDIDEDLHSRQLAVYGRETMRRLFASNILVSGMQGLGAEIVKNLVLAGVKSVTLHDEGNVELWDLSSSFVFSEDDVGKNRALASLPKLQELNNSVVVSALTTELTKEQLAGFQVVVVTDISLEKSIEFDDFCHNHKPPISFIKSEVRGLFGSVFCDFGPEFTVLDVDGEDPHTGIIASISNDNPVLVSCVDDERLEFQDGDLVIFSEVHGMAELSDGKPRKVKNVRPYSFSIEEDTTNYAPYVKGGMVTQVKQPKVFKFKTLREALVDPGEFLLSDFSKFDRPPLLHLAFQSLDKFLSEVGRFPVAGSDEDAQKLISLASDINDSLTNGKIEDIDKKLLRNFAFGAKAVLNPMAAMFGGIVGQEVVKACSGKFQPLFQFFYFDSVESLPVEPLEADDLKPLNSRYDAQISVFGSKLQKKLEDAKVFMVGSGALGCEFLKNVALMGVSCGNDAKLTITDDDVIEKSNLSRQFLFRDWNIGQAKSTVAATAASVINPSLHIEALQNRASPESENVFDDTFWENLSVVINALDNVNARLYIDQRCLYFQKPLLESGTLGAKCNTQMVIPHLTENYGASRDPPEKQAPMCTVHSFPHNIDHCLTWARSEFDGLLEKTPAEVNAYLTNPSEYTNAIRNAGDAQARDNVEHVLECLDKERCETLLDCISWARLKFEDYFASRVKQLTFTFPEDAATSNGTPFWSAPKRFPLPLKFSSDDPSHIYFVMAGSILRAETFGIPIPDWVKSPSKLVDAINKVVVPEFQPKKDVKIVTDEKATTLSAASVDDVAVINDLITKLETCHKKLPPGFKMNPIQFEKDDDTNYHMELIAGLANMRARNYSIPEVDKLKAKFIAGRIIPAIATSTAMATGLVCLELYKVLSGGHKVEEYRNTFANLALPLFSMAEPVPPKVIKFQDMSWTVWDRWILRDNPSLRELLQWLKNKGLNAYSISYGSCLLYNSMFPRHRDRMDRKMVDLAKQVAKAELPSNRQHFDVVVACEDDEDNDVDIPQVSIYFS from the exons ATGGTTTTAACTAACAGTTCATCGGACTTTATGCTTACCGGAAAGAGGGTTTCCGAGGGAGAGGTTGTACTAGAGGAATCGTCTTCTTTGATTAAAAAGCAAAAGATCGATTGCGGGTTTTCGACAATGGGAGGAAAGAATTTTGAGAATGGTAGTGGTAAAGATCTGATTGAGAGGAACTCACCTGATATTGATGAGGATTTGCATAGTAGGCAGCTTGCTGTTTATGGTCGCGAGACTATGAGGCGTCTTTTCGCCTCCAATATTCTTGTTTCCGGGATGCAAGGACTTGGAGCGGAGATTG TGAAAAACCTTGTTCTTGCTGGAGTCAAGTCTGTGACTTTGCATGATGAGGGGAACGTGGAATTGTGGGATTTATCAAGCAGTTTTGTTTTCTCGGAGGATGATGTGGGAAAGAATCGTGCACTTGCTTCACTGCCGAAACTTCAAGAGTTAAACAATTCTGTTGTTGTTTCAGCTTTGACTACTGAATTAACCAAGGAACAACTTGCTGGTTTTCAG GTTGTAGTAGTCACTGATATCAGCCTAGAAAAGTCAATTGAATTTGATGACTTCTGTCATAATCATAAACCTCCAATCTCTTTCATCAAATCTGAGGTACGGGGTCTTTTTGGTAGTGTATTTTGTGACTTTGGACCGGAGTTTACTGTTCTTGATGTTGATGGCGAGGATCCACATACGGGCATTATTGCATCCATTAGCAACGACAACCCTGTGCTAGTTTCATGTGTTGATGATGAAAGACTCGAGTTTCAAGATGGAGATTTGGTCATATTCTCAGAAGTTCATGGAATGGCGGAATTGAGTGATGGCAAGCCAAGAAAGGTTAAAAATGTAAGGCCATACTCATTTTCTATTGAAGAGGACACCACAAACTATGCTCCATATGTGAAAGGTGGAATGGTCACCCAAGTTAAGCAACCAAAAGTTTTCAAATTTAAGACACTACGAGAAGCACTCGTGGATCCTGGTGAATTTCTTTTAAGTGATTTCTCCAAGTTCGACCGGCCACCTCTTCTACATTTGGCATTTCAATCACTGGATAAATTTTTATCTGAAGTGGGACGTTTCCCTGTTGCTGGATCAGATGAGGATGCTCAGAAGTTGATATCTTTGGCCTCTGACATCAATGATAGCTTGACAAATGGAAAAATTGAAGATATAGACAAGAAACTTCTTCGTAACTTTGCTTTTGGTGCTAAGGCAGTGCTAAACCCAATGGCTGCTATGTTTGGCGGCATTGTTGGACAGGAAGTCGTGAAGGCTTGCTCAGGGAAGTTCCAACCACTTTTTCAG TTCTTTTACTTCGATTCTGTTGAATCTCTTCCGGTTGAACCTCTGGAAGCTGATGACCTAAAGCCATTGAATAGTCGTTACGATGCTCAAATCTCGGTTTTTGGATCTAAGCTACAGAAAAAGTTGGAGGATGCCAAAGTTTTCATGGTAGGATCTGGTGCTCTAGGATGTGAGTTTTTGAAAAACGTAGCTCTAATGGGGGTCTCATGTGGTAATGATGCGAAGCTAACAATTACAGATGATGATGTAATTGAAAAGAGTAATCTTAGCCGGCAGTTCCTTTTCCGCGATTGGAATATTGGCCAGGCCAAATCAACAGTTGCTGCTACAGCAGCTTCTGTAATAAACCCAAGTCTCCACATCGAGGCACTTCAGAACCGTGCAAGCCCTGAGAGTGAGAATGTTTTCGATGATACATTTTGGGAGAATCTGAGTGTTGTGATCAATGCACTAGATAATGTAAATGCGAGGCTCTACATTGATCAAAGATGCTTGTATTTCCAAAAACCACTATTGGAATCGGGAACCCTTGGTGCCAAGTGCAACACACAGATGGTCATTCCTCACTTGACGGAAAACTACGGGGCCTCCAGGGACCCACCTGAGAAGCAAGCACCAATGTGCACTGTGCACTCATTCCCACACAACATTGATCACTGTTTGACCTGGGCTCGTTCTGAGTTTGATGGTCTCCTTGAAAAGACACCAGCTGAAGTAAATGCCTACTTAACCAATCCTAGTGAATATACAAATGCTATTAGGAATGCTGGTGATGCACAAGCCCGAGATAATGTGGAACATGTTCTTGAATGCCTTGATAAGGAGAGATGTGAAACGTTGCTAGATTGCATATCCTGGGCCCGCTTGAA GTTTGAAGACTACTTTGCCAGTCGCGTGAAGCAGTTGACTTTCACCTTTCCCGAGGATGCTGCTACCAGCAATGGCACACCATTCTGGTCTGCTCCAAAACGTTTCCCCCTCCCATTGAAATTTTCTTCTGACGATCCAAGTCACATTTATTTTGTTATGGCGGGTTCTATCTTACGAGCAGAGACATTCGGCATTCCAATTCCTGACTGGGTCAAATCTCCTAGTAAGTTGGTAGATGCTATTAACAAAGTAGTAGTCCCTGAGTTCCAGCCCAAGAAAGATGTAAAGATCGTCACAGATGAGAAAGCCACTACTCTTTCTGCTGCATCTGTAGATGATGTTGCAGTGATCAATGACTTGATCACGAAGCTAGAAACATGTCACAAGAAGCTGCCTCCGGGTTTCAAAATGAATCCAATTCAGTTTGAGAAG GATGATGACACTAATTATCATATGGAGCTTATAGCTGGACTTGCCAACATGAGGGCTAGGAATTACAGCATCCCTGAGGTTGACAAGCTTAAGGCCAAATTTATTGCTGGAAGGATCATTCCTGCTATTGCAACCTCCACTGCCATGGCCACTGGTCTTGTTTGTCTGGAGCTTTATAAGGTTCTTAGTGGAGGTCACAAAGTGGAGGAGTACCGAAACACCTTCGCCAACCTTGCACTACCTTTATTTTCAATGGCCGAGCCAGTTCCCCCAAAGGTTATAAAGTTCCAGGACATGAGCTGGACGGTGTGGGACAGATGGATACTAAGAGACAATCCATCGTTGCGAGAATTGCTTCAGTGGCTTAAAAACAAAGGGTTGAATGCATACAGTATTTCATATGGGAGTTGCTTGCTTTATAACAGCATGTTTCCCAGGCACAGGGATCGCATGGATCGGAAGATGGTTGATCTGGCAAAGCAAGTGGCAAAAGCAGAGCTACCTTCAAATCGGCAGCATTTTGATGTTGTTGTCGCCTGTGAGGACGATGAAGACAATGATGTAGATATTCCTCAGGTTTCTATATACTTCAGTTAA
- the LOC141678416 gene encoding ubiquitin-activating enzyme E1 2-like isoform X2, producing MLTGKRVSEGEVVLEESSSLIKKQKIDCGFSTMGGKNFENGSGKDLIERNSPDIDEDLHSRQLAVYGRETMRRLFASNILVSGMQGLGAEIVKNLVLAGVKSVTLHDEGNVELWDLSSSFVFSEDDVGKNRALASLPKLQELNNSVVVSALTTELTKEQLAGFQVVVVTDISLEKSIEFDDFCHNHKPPISFIKSEVRGLFGSVFCDFGPEFTVLDVDGEDPHTGIIASISNDNPVLVSCVDDERLEFQDGDLVIFSEVHGMAELSDGKPRKVKNVRPYSFSIEEDTTNYAPYVKGGMVTQVKQPKVFKFKTLREALVDPGEFLLSDFSKFDRPPLLHLAFQSLDKFLSEVGRFPVAGSDEDAQKLISLASDINDSLTNGKIEDIDKKLLRNFAFGAKAVLNPMAAMFGGIVGQEVVKACSGKFQPLFQFFYFDSVESLPVEPLEADDLKPLNSRYDAQISVFGSKLQKKLEDAKVFMVGSGALGCEFLKNVALMGVSCGNDAKLTITDDDVIEKSNLSRQFLFRDWNIGQAKSTVAATAASVINPSLHIEALQNRASPESENVFDDTFWENLSVVINALDNVNARLYIDQRCLYFQKPLLESGTLGAKCNTQMVIPHLTENYGASRDPPEKQAPMCTVHSFPHNIDHCLTWARSEFDGLLEKTPAEVNAYLTNPSEYTNAIRNAGDAQARDNVEHVLECLDKERCETLLDCISWARLKFEDYFASRVKQLTFTFPEDAATSNGTPFWSAPKRFPLPLKFSSDDPSHIYFVMAGSILRAETFGIPIPDWVKSPSKLVDAINKVVVPEFQPKKDVKIVTDEKATTLSAASVDDVAVINDLITKLETCHKKLPPGFKMNPIQFEKDDDTNYHMELIAGLANMRARNYSIPEVDKLKAKFIAGRIIPAIATSTAMATGLVCLELYKVLSGGHKVEEYRNTFANLALPLFSMAEPVPPKVIKFQDMSWTVWDRWILRDNPSLRELLQWLKNKGLNAYSISYGSCLLYNSMFPRHRDRMDRKMVDLAKQVAKAELPSNRQHFDVVVACEDDEDNDVDIPQVSIYFS from the exons ATGCTTACCGGAAAGAGGGTTTCCGAGGGAGAGGTTGTACTAGAGGAATCGTCTTCTTTGATTAAAAAGCAAAAGATCGATTGCGGGTTTTCGACAATGGGAGGAAAGAATTTTGAGAATGGTAGTGGTAAAGATCTGATTGAGAGGAACTCACCTGATATTGATGAGGATTTGCATAGTAGGCAGCTTGCTGTTTATGGTCGCGAGACTATGAGGCGTCTTTTCGCCTCCAATATTCTTGTTTCCGGGATGCAAGGACTTGGAGCGGAGATTG TGAAAAACCTTGTTCTTGCTGGAGTCAAGTCTGTGACTTTGCATGATGAGGGGAACGTGGAATTGTGGGATTTATCAAGCAGTTTTGTTTTCTCGGAGGATGATGTGGGAAAGAATCGTGCACTTGCTTCACTGCCGAAACTTCAAGAGTTAAACAATTCTGTTGTTGTTTCAGCTTTGACTACTGAATTAACCAAGGAACAACTTGCTGGTTTTCAG GTTGTAGTAGTCACTGATATCAGCCTAGAAAAGTCAATTGAATTTGATGACTTCTGTCATAATCATAAACCTCCAATCTCTTTCATCAAATCTGAGGTACGGGGTCTTTTTGGTAGTGTATTTTGTGACTTTGGACCGGAGTTTACTGTTCTTGATGTTGATGGCGAGGATCCACATACGGGCATTATTGCATCCATTAGCAACGACAACCCTGTGCTAGTTTCATGTGTTGATGATGAAAGACTCGAGTTTCAAGATGGAGATTTGGTCATATTCTCAGAAGTTCATGGAATGGCGGAATTGAGTGATGGCAAGCCAAGAAAGGTTAAAAATGTAAGGCCATACTCATTTTCTATTGAAGAGGACACCACAAACTATGCTCCATATGTGAAAGGTGGAATGGTCACCCAAGTTAAGCAACCAAAAGTTTTCAAATTTAAGACACTACGAGAAGCACTCGTGGATCCTGGTGAATTTCTTTTAAGTGATTTCTCCAAGTTCGACCGGCCACCTCTTCTACATTTGGCATTTCAATCACTGGATAAATTTTTATCTGAAGTGGGACGTTTCCCTGTTGCTGGATCAGATGAGGATGCTCAGAAGTTGATATCTTTGGCCTCTGACATCAATGATAGCTTGACAAATGGAAAAATTGAAGATATAGACAAGAAACTTCTTCGTAACTTTGCTTTTGGTGCTAAGGCAGTGCTAAACCCAATGGCTGCTATGTTTGGCGGCATTGTTGGACAGGAAGTCGTGAAGGCTTGCTCAGGGAAGTTCCAACCACTTTTTCAG TTCTTTTACTTCGATTCTGTTGAATCTCTTCCGGTTGAACCTCTGGAAGCTGATGACCTAAAGCCATTGAATAGTCGTTACGATGCTCAAATCTCGGTTTTTGGATCTAAGCTACAGAAAAAGTTGGAGGATGCCAAAGTTTTCATGGTAGGATCTGGTGCTCTAGGATGTGAGTTTTTGAAAAACGTAGCTCTAATGGGGGTCTCATGTGGTAATGATGCGAAGCTAACAATTACAGATGATGATGTAATTGAAAAGAGTAATCTTAGCCGGCAGTTCCTTTTCCGCGATTGGAATATTGGCCAGGCCAAATCAACAGTTGCTGCTACAGCAGCTTCTGTAATAAACCCAAGTCTCCACATCGAGGCACTTCAGAACCGTGCAAGCCCTGAGAGTGAGAATGTTTTCGATGATACATTTTGGGAGAATCTGAGTGTTGTGATCAATGCACTAGATAATGTAAATGCGAGGCTCTACATTGATCAAAGATGCTTGTATTTCCAAAAACCACTATTGGAATCGGGAACCCTTGGTGCCAAGTGCAACACACAGATGGTCATTCCTCACTTGACGGAAAACTACGGGGCCTCCAGGGACCCACCTGAGAAGCAAGCACCAATGTGCACTGTGCACTCATTCCCACACAACATTGATCACTGTTTGACCTGGGCTCGTTCTGAGTTTGATGGTCTCCTTGAAAAGACACCAGCTGAAGTAAATGCCTACTTAACCAATCCTAGTGAATATACAAATGCTATTAGGAATGCTGGTGATGCACAAGCCCGAGATAATGTGGAACATGTTCTTGAATGCCTTGATAAGGAGAGATGTGAAACGTTGCTAGATTGCATATCCTGGGCCCGCTTGAA GTTTGAAGACTACTTTGCCAGTCGCGTGAAGCAGTTGACTTTCACCTTTCCCGAGGATGCTGCTACCAGCAATGGCACACCATTCTGGTCTGCTCCAAAACGTTTCCCCCTCCCATTGAAATTTTCTTCTGACGATCCAAGTCACATTTATTTTGTTATGGCGGGTTCTATCTTACGAGCAGAGACATTCGGCATTCCAATTCCTGACTGGGTCAAATCTCCTAGTAAGTTGGTAGATGCTATTAACAAAGTAGTAGTCCCTGAGTTCCAGCCCAAGAAAGATGTAAAGATCGTCACAGATGAGAAAGCCACTACTCTTTCTGCTGCATCTGTAGATGATGTTGCAGTGATCAATGACTTGATCACGAAGCTAGAAACATGTCACAAGAAGCTGCCTCCGGGTTTCAAAATGAATCCAATTCAGTTTGAGAAG GATGATGACACTAATTATCATATGGAGCTTATAGCTGGACTTGCCAACATGAGGGCTAGGAATTACAGCATCCCTGAGGTTGACAAGCTTAAGGCCAAATTTATTGCTGGAAGGATCATTCCTGCTATTGCAACCTCCACTGCCATGGCCACTGGTCTTGTTTGTCTGGAGCTTTATAAGGTTCTTAGTGGAGGTCACAAAGTGGAGGAGTACCGAAACACCTTCGCCAACCTTGCACTACCTTTATTTTCAATGGCCGAGCCAGTTCCCCCAAAGGTTATAAAGTTCCAGGACATGAGCTGGACGGTGTGGGACAGATGGATACTAAGAGACAATCCATCGTTGCGAGAATTGCTTCAGTGGCTTAAAAACAAAGGGTTGAATGCATACAGTATTTCATATGGGAGTTGCTTGCTTTATAACAGCATGTTTCCCAGGCACAGGGATCGCATGGATCGGAAGATGGTTGATCTGGCAAAGCAAGTGGCAAAAGCAGAGCTACCTTCAAATCGGCAGCATTTTGATGTTGTTGTCGCCTGTGAGGACGATGAAGACAATGATGTAGATATTCCTCAGGTTTCTATATACTTCAGTTAA